One genomic region from Ralstonia pseudosolanacearum encodes:
- a CDS encoding IS630 family transposase translates to MSGRPKAELVLSETEREQLTALTMRRKTAQAVALRARIVLTCADGIDNKTVAAKLRVTQQTVSKWRARYVAHRLDGLLDAPRPGAPRTIDDARVDAVIAKTLESVPAGATHWSTRTMAREMELSQTAVSRIWRAFGLQPHRQETFKLSSDPLFVDKVRDIVGLYLDPPLKAMVLCVDEKSQIQALDRTQPILPLAHGIPERRTHDYMRHGTTTLFAALDIATGEVIGELHRRHRSSEFLQFLRTIDASVPAEMDVHLVMDNYGTHKTPSIKSWFARRPRFHVHFTPTSASWLNQVERWFATLTEKYIRRGTHRSTRQLEEAIRHYLDVYNANPRPFAWSKSADDILASLERFCARVQRASE, encoded by the coding sequence ATGAGCGGAAGACCCAAGGCGGAACTTGTGTTGAGCGAAACGGAGCGCGAGCAACTCACGGCGCTGACGATGCGCCGCAAGACAGCGCAGGCGGTGGCATTGCGAGCGCGGATTGTGCTGACCTGCGCCGACGGCATCGACAACAAGACAGTCGCGGCGAAACTGCGGGTCACCCAGCAAACGGTATCGAAATGGCGTGCACGCTACGTGGCACATCGGCTCGACGGTCTGCTCGATGCGCCGCGTCCCGGTGCGCCCAGAACGATTGACGATGCGCGTGTCGATGCCGTTATTGCGAAGACGCTCGAATCGGTACCTGCGGGAGCGACGCACTGGAGTACGCGCACGATGGCCCGGGAGATGGAACTCTCGCAGACAGCCGTGTCGCGAATCTGGCGAGCCTTCGGTCTGCAGCCGCATCGGCAAGAGACCTTTAAGCTCTCGAGCGATCCGTTGTTCGTCGACAAGGTTCGCGATATCGTCGGCCTGTACCTGGATCCGCCCCTCAAGGCAATGGTGTTGTGCGTGGATGAGAAGAGCCAGATCCAAGCGTTGGACCGCACGCAGCCCATACTGCCATTGGCCCACGGCATTCCTGAGCGCCGTACTCACGACTACATGCGCCACGGCACCACCACGCTGTTCGCTGCGCTGGACATCGCCACAGGCGAAGTCATCGGTGAATTGCATCGGCGCCATCGCAGCAGCGAATTCCTGCAGTTCCTGCGCACGATTGACGCCAGCGTGCCTGCCGAAATGGATGTGCATCTGGTAATGGACAACTACGGTACGCACAAGACGCCTTCAATTAAGAGCTGGTTTGCACGTCGCCCGCGCTTCCATGTTCACTTCACGCCGACTTCTGCGTCGTGGCTCAATCAGGTCGAACGTTGGTTCGCTACGCTCACCGAGAAATACATTCGACGTGGCACGCATCGCTCGACACGGCAACTTGAAGAAGCGATCCGGCATTACCTCGATGTCTATAACGCGAATCCTCGGCCGTTCGCCTGGAGCAAATCGGCTGATGACATTCTCGCGAGCCTCGAGCGGTTTTGCGCTCGGGTCCAAAGAGCCTCGGAATGA
- a CDS encoding IS630 family transposase yields the protein MRCVVELSEVEKLTLEQLSLNHRHRDIRTRAAGMVMLGDGLSAPKVAGRLGVSVQSPYNWVRAWNEYGVCGLLSGHGGGRPRSLPENMVATAVDAARAESLTLAQIAQRVQEVHGQPLPCQIETLGAALKREGFSFKRNRYSLKKKRCEEEFAVKADVLGKLQQAARDQAIRLLYLDEAGFAASPVVQRAWSPRGLPHCVEPHSHCRRSVLGAFDYGQNSLIHAAHAHSIKGPDVEQFLDALIRQDDSRPTIIVLDNAAIHHSISEETRDRWFREHKALLFFLPPYSPELNMIEIVWKHFKYHWRRFVNWTRDTIDAELAELLSGYGSKFQINFS from the coding sequence ATGCGATGCGTGGTCGAGTTGAGCGAAGTGGAGAAGCTGACGTTGGAGCAATTGAGCCTGAATCACCGGCACCGCGACATCCGCACGCGCGCAGCGGGGATGGTCATGCTCGGCGACGGTTTGTCGGCCCCCAAGGTCGCGGGCCGGTTGGGCGTTAGCGTGCAGTCGCCCTACAACTGGGTGCGTGCCTGGAACGAATACGGCGTGTGCGGCTTGTTGAGCGGTCACGGCGGCGGCCGCCCCAGGTCGCTGCCCGAGAACATGGTCGCCACGGCGGTCGACGCTGCGCGCGCCGAATCTCTGACACTGGCGCAGATCGCGCAGCGCGTGCAGGAAGTTCATGGGCAACCGCTGCCATGTCAGATCGAGACACTGGGCGCGGCGCTCAAGCGCGAAGGCTTCTCTTTCAAGCGCAACCGCTACTCGCTCAAAAAAAAACGGTGCGAAGAGGAGTTCGCTGTGAAAGCAGACGTGCTCGGCAAGCTCCAGCAGGCCGCGCGCGACCAGGCCATCCGGCTCCTCTATCTCGATGAGGCTGGCTTTGCAGCTTCGCCCGTTGTGCAGCGCGCATGGTCACCACGAGGGCTGCCCCATTGTGTTGAACCGCACAGCCACTGCCGACGTTCTGTGCTCGGTGCGTTCGACTACGGGCAGAACAGCCTGATTCACGCCGCGCATGCGCACAGCATCAAAGGCCCCGATGTCGAGCAGTTTCTCGATGCGCTGATTCGGCAAGACGACAGCCGACCCACCATCATCGTCCTCGACAACGCAGCCATTCATCACAGCATCAGCGAGGAAACCCGCGACCGCTGGTTCAGGGAACACAAAGCGCTCCTGTTCTTTCTGCCGCCCTACAGCCCCGAACTGAACATGATCGAGATCGTCTGGAAGCACTTCAAATATCACTGGCGTCGCTTCGTCAACTGGACACGCGACACCATCGACGCTGAACTAGCCGAACTCCTATCCGGCTACGGCTCCAAATTTCAAATCAATTTTTCGTGA
- a CDS encoding IS5 family transposase produces MKQADLGLNLSTKRTRKREFLEEMARVVPWADLVMLIAPYAPEGKRGRPPFAVETMLRIHFLQQWFGLSDPAMEEALHDVPLYREFAGLDNWTTRLPDESTILRFRHLLEKHKLAAEMLALVNEMLRGKGLMLKAGTVVDATLISAPSSTKNASGERDPEMHQSKKGNQWYFGMKAHIGVDAESGLVHTVRGTAGNVNDVVEANSLLHGEETDAFGDAGYQGAHKRPDARAGVRWHVAMKPGKRRALSKDRPLDGLIDQIEHAKASIRAKVEHPFRVIKRQFGYAKVRYRGLRKNTAQLMTLFALSNLWMVRGKLHGATA; encoded by the coding sequence ATGAAACAAGCCGACCTTGGACTGAACTTGTCGACCAAACGCACGCGCAAGCGTGAGTTTCTGGAAGAGATGGCCCGTGTGGTGCCATGGGCCGATCTGGTGATGCTGATCGCGCCCTACGCGCCCGAAGGCAAGCGCGGTCGGCCGCCGTTTGCCGTGGAGACGATGCTGCGCATCCACTTTCTGCAACAGTGGTTCGGCCTGTCTGACCCGGCGATGGAAGAGGCGCTGCACGACGTGCCGCTGTACCGCGAGTTTGCGGGGCTGGACAACTGGACCACGCGGCTGCCCGACGAGAGCACGATTCTGCGCTTTCGTCATCTGCTGGAGAAGCACAAGCTGGCGGCCGAGATGCTGGCGCTGGTCAACGAGATGCTGCGCGGCAAGGGGCTGATGCTCAAGGCCGGCACGGTGGTGGATGCCACGCTGATCAGCGCACCGAGCTCGACCAAGAATGCATCGGGCGAACGCGATCCAGAGATGCATCAGAGCAAGAAAGGCAACCAGTGGTACTTCGGCATGAAGGCGCATATCGGTGTGGACGCCGAATCTGGGCTGGTGCACACAGTGCGGGGCACGGCGGGCAACGTGAACGACGTGGTCGAAGCCAACAGCCTGTTGCACGGTGAGGAAACCGATGCCTTTGGCGACGCGGGCTATCAGGGGGCACACAAGCGCCCGGATGCCAGGGCTGGCGTGAGGTGGCATGTGGCAATGAAGCCCGGCAAGCGCCGGGCGTTGAGCAAGGACCGCCCGCTGGACGGGTTGATTGACCAAATCGAGCACGCCAAGGCCAGCATCCGGGCCAAGGTCGAGCATCCGTTCCGGGTGATCAAGAGGCAGTTCGGTTACGCCAAGGTCCGCTACCGGGGGTTGAGGAAGAACACCGCGCAGCTCATGACCTTGTTCGCGCTTTCCAATCTGTGGATGGTGCGCGGCAAGTTGCATGGAGCGACCGCATGA
- a CDS encoding transporter, with translation MNPILRAGAAGAALLFPTFAFACATCGCALSTDAAMGYSAIPGWRISLDYTYLPQNQLRHGTGSITPAEVASINAAGGNQEVERQTINRYINLGISYSPNSSWNFSAIVPYVDRSHTTYGTATPDLLTPDNVSGATASGLGDVKLIASYQGFLPTHNLGVQLGVKLSTGRYGGQNVSTGATVGRNPVFFNSGPNAAGGQALDTSLQPGTGSTDVILGAYYYQPVSQDFDAFINGQFQAAVMRRLRDEGADFRPGNLTTVSFGLRYEANPHVVPQLQLNVTHKNTDQGALADTVSTAGTVVYLSPGVTVSVLRNMQVYAFLQKALYSNLVGYQLFPRWSGTVGVSYAF, from the coding sequence ATGAACCCGATTCTTCGCGCCGGTGCCGCCGGCGCTGCCTTGCTGTTTCCCACCTTTGCATTCGCCTGCGCCACCTGCGGCTGCGCGCTCAGCACCGATGCCGCGATGGGCTATTCGGCGATCCCGGGCTGGCGCATCAGCCTCGATTACACATACCTCCCACAGAACCAGTTGCGCCACGGTACGGGGTCGATTACGCCGGCAGAGGTCGCAAGCATCAACGCGGCTGGCGGCAACCAGGAGGTCGAGCGCCAGACCATCAACCGCTACATCAACCTCGGCATCTCCTACAGCCCGAACAGCAGCTGGAACTTCAGCGCGATCGTGCCGTACGTCGACCGCAGCCACACGACCTACGGCACGGCCACGCCCGACCTGCTCACCCCGGATAACGTGAGCGGCGCCACGGCCAGCGGCCTGGGCGACGTCAAGCTGATCGCGAGCTACCAGGGCTTCCTGCCGACGCACAATCTGGGCGTGCAACTCGGCGTGAAGCTGTCAACTGGGCGCTACGGCGGCCAGAACGTGAGCACCGGTGCTACGGTCGGACGCAATCCGGTGTTCTTCAACAGCGGCCCCAATGCGGCGGGCGGGCAGGCACTCGATACGAGCCTGCAGCCAGGTACCGGCAGCACCGACGTGATTCTGGGCGCCTACTATTACCAGCCCGTCAGCCAGGATTTCGATGCCTTCATCAACGGCCAATTCCAGGCGGCCGTTATGCGCAGGCTACGTGATGAAGGTGCCGACTTCCGGCCCGGCAATCTCACCACGGTGAGCTTCGGCCTGCGTTACGAGGCCAATCCGCACGTCGTGCCCCAACTGCAGCTCAATGTCACGCACAAGAACACCGACCAGGGGGCGCTGGCCGACACCGTCAGTACGGCCGGCACCGTGGTCTACCTGTCGCCGGGCGTGACGGTGAGCGTGCTGCGCAACATGCAGGTCTATGCGTTCCTGCAGAAGGCGCTGTACAGCAACCTGGTGGGCTACCAGCTCTTTCCGCGCTGGTCTGGCACTGTCGGAGTGAGCTATGCGTTCTGA
- a CDS encoding PHA-granule associated protein 4 codes for MTTARAGTREEALRLLKMDGIAVVELDYETGWQDAVELGRMGQKVGIRVEFRGQENIAVRSLQALVAGLSRAKLTFRQRNLFCQFSLDALPTGELEKLEAKAAALGDYILGGHLLHAVDVRWDE; via the coding sequence ATGACAACGGCGCGTGCTGGTACGCGAGAGGAAGCGCTGCGGTTGCTGAAGATGGACGGAATCGCAGTCGTGGAGTTGGACTACGAAACTGGCTGGCAGGACGCCGTTGAGCTGGGTCGCATGGGGCAGAAGGTTGGTATTCGCGTGGAGTTCAGAGGCCAGGAAAACATCGCCGTCCGATCATTGCAGGCGCTTGTGGCCGGACTCTCTCGCGCCAAACTCACATTTCGCCAGCGAAACCTGTTCTGCCAGTTCAGCTTGGATGCATTGCCCACAGGCGAGTTGGAGAAGCTGGAAGCCAAGGCTGCAGCATTGGGGGACTATATTCTTGGTGGCCACCTTCTGCATGCCGTGGACGTCCGTTGGGACGAATAG
- a CDS encoding helicase C-terminal domain-containing protein codes for MSATLGAGGDLERLTGRSNITRLPIPEGWDRQGIGRRFFIFPEKSLNEEDTLELRRKLMRKSGRSLVLTPSQTEADEIQKDVTENLKYAVFSAADLESSKAKFTESARAVAVIANRYDGIDFPDDDCRLLFVEGLPRATNLQERFLMNRMGASLLFNERVQTRVLQAIGRCTRGLNDYSAVVVTGEDLPAYLTDRKRRSYFHPELQAELEFGIDQSTQVKEKDILDNFDIFLEHEEDWEEANQSILEAREAATQAEFPAMDQLEGVVAHEVAWQTAMWNQDYAKAYDAGREVLGGLVDSGLRGYRALWHYLAGAAAELAAAAGENGFDVHARTQYRKAKEAATGIPWLIALARGGSATPNAEEENQAAVMLQVEQLETQLVKLGTLHNRTFSAREREIREGLQDGERFEQAQVLLGEHLGFSAGKRESDASPDPWWIVGGIALVFEDHANAKNTSIIDATKARQAASHPNWMREHVPASVGASILPVLVTPAKSATEGAIPHLNGVAHWDLEDFREWAETALTTVRELRRSFREPGDLAWRAQAADALSEVRADAPSLYAWLTARSARSLGESPLNGRLV; via the coding sequence ATGTCAGCCACCTTGGGCGCCGGAGGCGATCTAGAACGGTTGACTGGGCGATCAAACATTACGCGACTGCCGATTCCAGAAGGTTGGGACCGACAAGGCATAGGCCGGCGCTTCTTCATCTTTCCGGAGAAATCGCTCAACGAAGAGGACACTCTAGAACTGCGGCGGAAATTGATGCGTAAATCAGGACGCAGCCTGGTTCTAACACCGAGTCAGACGGAGGCTGATGAGATTCAGAAGGACGTGACTGAGAATCTCAAGTACGCAGTCTTCTCCGCAGCGGACCTGGAGAGCAGCAAAGCGAAGTTCACTGAGTCTGCGCGAGCCGTCGCAGTAATCGCCAACCGCTATGACGGTATCGATTTTCCCGACGACGACTGCCGGCTTCTTTTCGTGGAGGGGCTACCTCGCGCGACCAATCTTCAGGAGCGCTTTCTCATGAATCGAATGGGCGCCAGTCTGCTATTCAACGAGCGTGTGCAGACGCGTGTGCTTCAGGCTATCGGCCGCTGCACGCGGGGCCTGAATGATTACTCGGCTGTTGTGGTGACGGGCGAAGATCTGCCCGCCTATCTAACCGATCGCAAGCGTCGCTCATATTTCCACCCTGAGCTGCAAGCTGAGCTGGAATTCGGTATCGATCAGTCTACCCAAGTCAAAGAGAAGGACATCCTCGACAACTTCGACATCTTCCTTGAGCACGAGGAGGATTGGGAGGAGGCGAACCAGAGCATTCTGGAAGCACGGGAAGCCGCAACGCAGGCTGAATTTCCGGCGATGGACCAGTTGGAGGGGGTCGTTGCCCATGAGGTCGCTTGGCAGACTGCCATGTGGAATCAGGACTATGCCAAGGCGTACGACGCGGGCCGAGAGGTCTTGGGAGGGCTGGTAGACAGTGGGCTACGAGGATATCGGGCATTGTGGCACTACCTCGCGGGAGCGGCCGCAGAACTTGCCGCCGCTGCTGGAGAGAATGGATTCGATGTCCATGCTCGTACGCAGTACCGAAAGGCTAAGGAGGCTGCAACAGGTATCCCGTGGCTCATTGCCTTGGCGAGGGGCGGTTCGGCCACACCAAACGCCGAGGAGGAAAATCAGGCCGCCGTTATGCTTCAAGTGGAACAGCTTGAGACACAACTCGTCAAACTGGGCACGTTGCACAATCGGACTTTCTCCGCGCGAGAACGAGAGATTCGAGAGGGGCTCCAAGACGGAGAGCGGTTCGAACAAGCGCAGGTTCTGCTTGGCGAGCATCTAGGTTTCTCGGCGGGTAAACGCGAAAGCGATGCATCGCCAGATCCGTGGTGGATCGTGGGTGGTATTGCGCTCGTGTTCGAGGATCACGCGAACGCTAAGAACACGTCGATCATCGATGCAACCAAGGCCAGACAGGCCGCATCGCACCCAAATTGGATGCGGGAACATGTTCCAGCGTCAGTGGGGGCGTCGATTCTGCCTGTTCTGGTGACACCGGCAAAAAGCGCGACAGAAGGTGCGATACCTCATCTCAACGGAGTGGCGCACTGGGATCTTGAGGATTTCCGCGAATGGGCAGAAACAGCACTAACGACAGTACGCGAGCTCAGGCGTAGCTTCCGAGAGCCGGGTGATCTTGCATGGAGGGCACAAGCGGCCGACGCATTGAGCGAGGTTCGTGCAGACGCACCTAGCCTTTACGCTTGGTTGACGGCAAGGTCGGCGCGCTCACTTGGTGAAAGCCCCCTGAATGGGAGGCTGGTCTAG
- a CDS encoding DUF6429 family protein, with protein MNIDTAAIDDAVLALLYLTLHDHNRAWKSFDWDTLNRLHERGLIGDPINKAKSVILTEEGLRESERLFQQRFVTTGSKNNDETNF; from the coding sequence ATGAACATCGACACTGCTGCCATCGACGATGCCGTCCTCGCGCTTCTCTACTTGACCCTGCATGATCACAACCGTGCCTGGAAAAGCTTCGATTGGGATACGCTTAACCGACTTCATGAACGTGGCCTCATCGGCGATCCCATCAATAAAGCGAAATCCGTGATCCTCACTGAAGAGGGGCTACGCGAATCCGAGCGCCTCTTCCAGCAGCGTTTCGTCACCACCGGCAGCAAAAACAATGATGAAACGAATTTCTAA
- a CDS encoding threonine aldolase family protein produces MNRDPMPTTRTPALGFTSDNIEGASPEVLDAIVAANSGQAAPYGADDSTARVQQTLSELFEREVNVFLVPTGTAANALCLGAMTPPWGNVYCHPSSHINNDECGAPEFYTNGAKLVAVDGPSAKIDVEKLRAATRIKVGDVHSTQPACVSLTQATEVGSLYTLNEIEAIGQLCKNARIKLHMDGSRFANALVALGCSPAAMTWKAGVDALSFGATKNGVVAAEAIVLFDLSLAAEMGYRRKRAGHLFSKMRFLSAQIEAYLANDLWLRNARQANDMALRLARGLEGLHGVRVLGATEANIVFCRLPSIVIESLLQAGFRFYHDRWAPNVVRFVTSFATTADDVDNLLRHVMAAATVPAMSAHATA; encoded by the coding sequence GTGAACCGCGATCCGATGCCGACCACCCGAACACCCGCCCTGGGCTTTACCAGCGACAACATCGAAGGCGCGTCGCCCGAGGTACTCGACGCCATCGTTGCCGCCAATTCCGGTCAGGCGGCCCCGTACGGCGCGGACGACAGCACCGCTCGGGTCCAGCAAACGCTGAGCGAACTGTTCGAGCGCGAAGTCAACGTCTTCCTGGTCCCGACCGGCACCGCGGCCAATGCGCTCTGCCTGGGCGCGATGACGCCGCCCTGGGGCAACGTGTACTGCCACCCGTCGAGCCATATCAACAACGACGAATGCGGCGCCCCCGAGTTCTATACGAACGGCGCGAAGCTGGTCGCAGTGGATGGGCCATCCGCCAAGATCGATGTGGAGAAGCTGCGCGCTGCCACCCGCATCAAGGTGGGCGACGTGCATTCCACCCAACCCGCTTGCGTCAGCCTGACGCAAGCGACGGAAGTCGGGAGCCTCTACACGCTGAACGAGATCGAAGCGATCGGACAGCTCTGCAAGAACGCCCGCATCAAGCTGCATATGGATGGCTCGCGCTTTGCCAACGCGCTGGTCGCCCTGGGCTGCTCGCCCGCGGCCATGACATGGAAAGCGGGCGTCGATGCACTGTCGTTCGGCGCGACCAAGAATGGCGTCGTCGCGGCGGAAGCCATTGTGCTGTTTGACCTGTCGCTCGCGGCCGAGATGGGCTACCGCCGCAAGCGCGCCGGCCATCTGTTCTCGAAGATGCGTTTTCTGTCGGCCCAGATCGAAGCCTACCTGGCCAACGATCTCTGGCTGCGCAACGCACGCCAGGCGAACGACATGGCCCTGCGCCTGGCCCGTGGTCTGGAAGGGTTGCATGGCGTCCGCGTGCTGGGTGCCACGGAAGCCAATATCGTCTTCTGCCGCCTTCCCTCGATCGTTATTGAAAGCCTGCTCCAGGCGGGATTCCGCTTTTATCACGATCGCTGGGCGCCGAACGTGGTGCGCTTTGTGACGTCCTTCGCTACCACGGCTGATGATGTCGACAACCTGCTGCGGCATGTGATGGCCGCAGCCACCGTGCCTGCCATGAGCGCGCATGCCACCGCGTGA
- a CDS encoding DUF7660 family protein — MMISELIKEIESKESLADFVAALAKDLRENAIEWENVNLDRFLGAMEAWIRDMDGYYKNTDQPVPETPTWRTFAEILLAARVYE, encoded by the coding sequence ATGATGATTTCTGAACTAATCAAAGAAATTGAATCGAAAGAAAGTCTCGCAGATTTCGTGGCGGCTCTTGCTAAAGACTTGCGTGAGAATGCTATTGAGTGGGAGAACGTTAATCTCGATAGGTTTTTAGGCGCTATGGAGGCTTGGATTCGAGACATGGATGGATACTACAAAAATACTGATCAACCTGTCCCAGAGACACCTACTTGGCGAACATTTGCAGAAATTCTGCTTGCGGCACGAGTTTATGAGTAG
- a CDS encoding DEAD/DEAH box helicase: MAFKKPTSHAAVPESPDRLFRDLPRRKHASLFDHQGQVLRNYVAQALNASDVAMQLPTGSGKTLVGLLLADWRRRKFRERVVYLCPTRQLVNQVAEEASTKYGLTVEAFTGQVKNYTPEAKTAYTDGERVAVTTYNSLFNVNPFFEDPDIIIVDDAHAAENYIASQWTMRISRFEERDGTLFKAVAGVLKGVLSDSHFARLNGNWQSAEDANWVDKVPTHKLIEIADELHAAVSANIADSSQPYAWRMLADRVPACQLYVSSSEVLLRPLIPMSLYTSFA; this comes from the coding sequence ATGGCCTTCAAGAAACCGACGTCTCATGCGGCAGTGCCGGAAAGTCCGGATCGGCTGTTTCGCGACCTTCCTCGCCGCAAGCACGCTAGCTTGTTCGACCACCAGGGACAGGTACTGCGGAACTACGTGGCTCAAGCACTCAACGCATCCGATGTTGCAATGCAGTTGCCCACCGGCAGCGGGAAGACATTGGTCGGGCTCTTGTTGGCAGACTGGCGTAGGCGGAAGTTCCGTGAGCGTGTTGTCTACTTGTGCCCGACGCGGCAGCTCGTGAACCAGGTAGCGGAGGAGGCCTCGACGAAATATGGGCTGACGGTCGAAGCCTTCACCGGCCAGGTTAAAAACTACACGCCGGAGGCCAAGACTGCCTACACCGACGGCGAGCGTGTAGCCGTGACGACCTACAACAGCCTATTCAATGTAAATCCGTTCTTTGAGGACCCGGACATCATCATCGTCGACGATGCACATGCCGCTGAGAACTATATTGCCAGCCAATGGACGATGCGGATCAGCCGCTTTGAGGAGCGCGACGGGACCTTGTTCAAGGCGGTCGCGGGTGTGCTTAAAGGTGTTCTTTCAGACAGTCACTTTGCACGGCTGAATGGGAACTGGCAGAGCGCCGAAGACGCAAACTGGGTCGACAAGGTCCCCACCCACAAGCTGATTGAGATTGCAGACGAGCTACACGCTGCCGTTTCGGCGAACATAGCTGATTCCAGCCAGCCGTATGCTTGGCGCATGCTAGCGGATCGCGTGCCAGCATGCCAGCTTTACGTGTCTTCTTCAGAGGTGCTGCTGCGCCCCCTTATCCCCATGTCGTTATACACATCTTTTGCCTAA
- a CDS encoding pyridoxal-phosphate dependent enzyme yields MTFHIHTPFVQSQSCSRRLGKPVWLKMEAAQPSGSFKLRGIGALCEARRAAGAQRFVSSSGGNAGIAAAYCGRALGVPVVVVVPETTPQQARDLIRLEGAELIVHGAAWAEANAFAQSLIGPRDAFVHPFDDPIIWQGHATLVDEMAASGPKPGAMVLAVGGGGLLCGVLEGLQRNGWSDVPVIAVETEGADCYARSVAQGRPVELQTISSVATSLGARRPCDGALQWAARREIHNLVVSDAQAVTAAIRFLDEHRVLVEPACGAALAALDCGHAVLEAAASVAVVVCGGATVTARQLQGLAAAVG; encoded by the coding sequence ATGACGTTCCACATCCACACGCCGTTCGTCCAGTCCCAATCCTGCTCGCGCCGGCTCGGCAAGCCGGTCTGGCTGAAGATGGAGGCCGCGCAGCCGTCCGGGTCGTTCAAGCTGCGAGGCATCGGCGCCCTGTGCGAAGCACGGCGCGCCGCGGGTGCACAGCGCTTCGTCTCGTCGTCGGGCGGCAATGCGGGAATCGCGGCGGCCTATTGCGGGCGCGCACTCGGCGTCCCGGTCGTCGTCGTGGTCCCGGAGACGACGCCGCAGCAAGCGCGCGACCTCATCCGCCTTGAAGGCGCGGAGCTGATCGTGCACGGCGCCGCATGGGCGGAAGCGAACGCGTTTGCGCAGTCCCTGATCGGTCCGCGCGATGCCTTCGTGCATCCGTTCGACGACCCGATCATCTGGCAAGGGCACGCCACCCTGGTGGACGAGATGGCGGCATCCGGGCCCAAGCCCGGCGCCATGGTCCTCGCCGTGGGCGGCGGCGGCCTGCTGTGCGGCGTGCTGGAAGGGCTCCAGCGGAACGGCTGGTCGGACGTGCCGGTCATCGCCGTAGAAACAGAGGGGGCGGACTGCTACGCGCGCTCGGTCGCACAGGGGCGGCCGGTCGAACTCCAGACGATATCCAGCGTGGCCACGTCGCTGGGTGCCAGGCGGCCGTGCGACGGCGCACTCCAATGGGCCGCGCGCCGCGAGATCCACAACCTCGTGGTATCAGACGCGCAAGCCGTGACGGCCGCGATCCGGTTTCTCGACGAACACCGCGTGCTGGTCGAGCCGGCATGCGGCGCGGCGCTGGCGGCGCTGGATTGCGGTCACGCCGTGCTTGAGGCGGCTGCCAGTGTTGCCGTGGTGGTGTGCGGTGGGGCTACGGTGACGGCGCGGCAACTGCAAGGCTTGGCGGCGGCGGTTGGGTGA
- a CDS encoding TlpA disulfide reductase family protein: MRSDVGLTSSQSWSRRTWLRTTGALALGVGLGGRPPAAHAASLEVGRPAPRLVLYTLDGRSLATEDLRGQVVVLTFWATWCEPCRTELPLLSAYAARHAEKGLHVLGFSLDSPEALAEVRKVAAGLSFPVGLLGSAYAGGYGRIWRLPVNFTIDRNGLLADNGWDLREPAWTTERLERVVTPLLR, from the coding sequence ATGCGTTCTGATGTCGGACTGACCTCGTCGCAATCTTGGTCGCGGCGCACGTGGTTGCGAACGACCGGCGCGCTGGCCCTGGGCGTGGGACTGGGGGGCCGGCCGCCAGCCGCGCACGCGGCCAGCCTGGAGGTGGGGCGTCCCGCGCCGCGCCTGGTTCTGTATACCTTGGACGGGCGCAGCCTCGCGACCGAGGACCTGCGTGGCCAGGTGGTGGTGCTGACCTTCTGGGCAACCTGGTGCGAGCCTTGCCGAACCGAGCTACCGTTGCTGTCAGCCTACGCTGCGCGGCACGCGGAGAAGGGCCTGCACGTGCTCGGCTTCAGCCTGGACAGCCCGGAGGCGCTGGCGGAGGTGCGCAAAGTCGCTGCCGGCCTGAGCTTTCCGGTGGGCCTGCTCGGCAGCGCTTATGCGGGCGGTTACGGCCGGATCTGGCGCCTCCCCGTGAACTTCACGATCGACCGCAACGGCTTGCTTGCCGACAACGGTTGGGACTTGCGCGAGCCCGCCTGGACCACTGAACGCCTAGAACGCGTCGTCACACCTCTGTTGCGTTGA
- a CDS encoding DUF2946 family protein, with translation MSLARRLFVWLALLGIALHAPLPAMPHGQQVEWLAGQTICSAGGMRSEGVTTRSSGNQDGTGTGHGDTLCCLFCADLGCNHAAPPAAWAFVAQRGLVLAAPALHPAGTYRHPLRLLAPARAPPSA, from the coding sequence ATGTCCTTAGCCCGCCGCCTTTTCGTATGGCTTGCGTTGCTCGGTATAGCGTTGCATGCGCCATTGCCGGCGATGCCGCATGGGCAGCAGGTGGAGTGGCTGGCCGGCCAGACCATTTGCAGTGCGGGTGGCATGCGCAGCGAGGGGGTGACCACGCGGTCATCCGGCAATCAAGATGGCACCGGCACCGGCCATGGCGATACGCTGTGCTGCCTGTTTTGCGCGGACCTCGGCTGCAACCACGCGGCCCCCCCGGCCGCCTGGGCTTTCGTTGCGCAACGCGGCTTGGTGCTTGCGGCGCCCGCGCTCCATCCGGCGGGTACTTACCGCCATCCTCTCAGGCTCCTGGCGCCTGCCCGGGCACCGCCGTCGGCGTGA